The genomic stretch TTCTAGAATATTTGTGGAAGACAAATATAGAGTTTTATACTGTGAAGTACCAAAAGCTGGCTGCTCAAACTGGAAACGGGTGCTCATGGTTCTCAATGGGCTGGCTTCTTCCACAAAAGATATACAACACAACACAGTGCACTACGGAAACTATCTAAAAAGGCTGGATGGGTTTGATCGCAAAGGAATTTATCACAGGCTCAACACCTACACAAAGATGCTTTTTATTCGCGAACCCTTTGAAAAGCTGGTATCTGCATTTCGGGACAAGTTTGAACATCCAAACAATTACTATCATCCTGTATTTGGAAAAGCCATCATTTCCAGGTACCGTGTCAATGCCACCAAAGAAGCATTAAGGACAGGCTCTGGAGTCAAATTTAAAGAGTTCATTCAATATCTCCTGGATGTACATAGGCCAGTGGGTATGGACATCCACTGGGATCACGTCAATAGGCTTTGCAGCCCATGTCTAATAGATTACGACTTTGTTGGGAAATTTGAAAGTATGGAAGAAGATGCAAACTTCTTCTTGCACCTAATCGGTGCTCCACAAAATTTGACTTTCCCGAAGTTCAAAGACAGGCACTCCAATGAAGAAAGAACTACCACTAAAATCACCCAACAGTACTTTGCACAGCTTTCTCCCTCTCAAAGGCAACGAAGTTATGACTTTTACTATATGGATTATTTGATGTTTAACTACTCAAAACCTTTTGAAGATTTATATTGATTTGAGTGCTGGGACACTTCCCATATCAGTTGAGTTTCATTCCAAATTCAGGCGGCTTCTGTTTATACACACTTGTCTGTTAGTAAAGAATTGGTcgaagaacaggaaaacaaatccaaaacagaaCATAAGTGGTTAGTGATGTTTACACCTTCACCTTAAATGCCTCCTTTTTCAAGTCATTTATGAAgtgtatgtacatacatgtaTAATAATACTGTATGTCAGGGCTCCTAAATAAAGCACATGATTTTCCATGCTGGTGTGGCTTGTATTTACAGTGGAACGATGGTTTGGAATTGGGGGAACACAGCTGTAAAATATCGCCTTTGCTGTAGAGCTTAAGTTCTTCACTAGTTGGAAAAGTCTTTggaaattacaagaaaaaatacgGAATACCTGTCTTTCACCAAAATCTGCAATGCACCAAGCCACACACTAACAGGGACTACGTATGAAGTTGGTCATATATTATTATTTCCTCATaagttaaaaaaaggaaatcgTCAGACTGTTCAAAAAACACACTGGTGAAACAATTAATACTCAGTCACCATGCGAGTGCAGTATTAAACCAGATGTTGCAATTCAGAGAGAGGATGCGTTCTCCCCATTTAGTATCTCCCTTATGGCATATTCATCTGCAAGCAGATAAAATGCAGGCGAACATTTGCATCTTTATGCGTGTTATTAAGATTCTTTTAATCTTTTGCATTAACATAAATCTCTGGTTTAATCTTTATAGTCACCAAGAATATCAAATCTTTTCTTTATAGAaacaagcaggaggaaatgCAACTTCCTGCCCACCAGGATggttcttttctttgctgcaaacTATTTGCACTTGTTTATTGCGGTAACAATTAGATTCGATTTCACAGGCAGAAAATATTCTAAGTGTTGTCATTCAGCTGTTCCTTTTCTATATAGAAAAGACATTCATTTTCTAGCAAAAATCTCTTGGGAGAATAGATACTGGACTTTCTACTGCACCTTCACACCTACTCTGGAAGTGGTATCCTTGTCTACATGTCCTTTAAAttaagcatttgaaataaataataacttcAACAGTTAAGATGGAAGGCCATATTGGAACAAGTCTCAAATTCTACAATAATGTTGAAATTAAACACCTCAGTAATTTTTACAGTCTGTATTTTGCAACCAAGATCAAAATTTACCAGAACTGGCACTGTACAAGTGTACAAATATCtaagtttttttctgaatcattttatatttacagatccaaataattatttatacaGATAGTTTCATGCAGCACAAGCATTTATTTACACCTTGCTTTCCCTACAAGcatcccacttttttttttgttgctctcaaTTTTAATAGAGAAGTGTCATGGTCTAAAAATAGTTTGCATTGAAAGATTACTGATGAATGCTCCACATGACTAACGTCAGAATTTTATTCCTACAAACATTTTTTGCTCAGTAAAGAATTGGATGTTTAAGAAAGTTTTAGAAAGGTAACAACTTCCACTGTTCCACAAAGCCAGTTTGCATCCCTATCTGCCTTCTGCTCCTCAtcactgtgtgctgctgcagcccccacccTGCCTTCCATCCGCTCAGCTGCCCAATCAATGTACACGGCAGGTAACAGATTTTCAGGCGAACTAACTTTTTTTGTTAGTGCCAAGCAGGCTGGGGGCTACTCACTGGGCTGCTCTGCTAACAGCCAGGTGCGGCTGAGCTCCCCTCAGCAGCTCTCACTGAGGGGTGATGAGGCAAAACTAGGGGCCTCCGTAGTGCAGGTAGAGGAAAGCATTGATTCTGATAGTGGTGGGATTATTATTTGCTTGTGTGCGTGCGTATAATCAAGAACACCACCAGTAACTTGAGTTATGTTATCCTTATCATTTCACTGAGTGCTCTAAAAAGTGATGGCACTCAAATTGGTACAGTTAATTTGCATGTAGTTAAGGAAGCCACAAACGGTCACTACACGAGGAAAGGATATAATAAAGATCTGAGCCCTCGTGGTTGTGGAGGTTAGTTCCATAACGTGGCCAAGGCAAAGCCAGACAGCATTTGTATTCAGCCCTTCGCTAGCGTTAGAGAGCTCTAGGGGAAATATTAAAGAACTTCATCTTCCAGCTAGATTCACGTCAAGGACCTAACTTTCTCCTATTTCctcttccctcaccctgcttttttttccagcttgatctacacacagacacaaactGATAGAGCCATATGGTCACGTTTACATCTGAAAGACTTATTTGGTGAAGTTGCACAACGCATTCACCGCCTAcgtaggaaaaaaacagcaagattGCACTTCTTATGTCAAGTTCAGGTGCTTATTCTACCCCTCAGCCCCCAAAtctattttacttaaaaatctTTACTACAGCAATAAAAGCTAACAACTGTGAGAGgaataaaatgtttaatgacAAATGAAGATGAAGACTTTGGGagggttttattttatctgGACTAACAAATCATTGTTTAAAGAGAGGCTTAGGTTATGTGTATGCTTATGGCAAGCTGTATACAGGGAGATGAGTAACTTACTGAGGAAATCTGCTTTTTGAATGATCAAATGCTGTTGGTTTTGACAGAGTAAGAAAGATCCACGTACATGGACTGTTTGTACAGCACAGTGTATTAATGCTTAATTCCGTTGTGCTACCTCTCCCATTGGGGTAACACTATTACTGACAATAGCAGCATGAGCACACTTGCCACATAAATGCATGTAAAATTATCTActtacatatatatgcatatgaaGCACACATAGAAAAGAGAATCTGTGCAAACAAGGTTTTACATGCTACAAGGTATCTATCAAAAGAAAGATGTTAATGTAAGAATCCACATGTGTGAAGAGATAAATAAGAACTACAGAGAATTATAAAAAGAATACAGGGAATATCAAACATGCATTGCCTTTTAAATagttgttctttgtttctttgtgcaATAAATGAATTAATGAGTTAGGCCAGCTCAGGTAGTGCAACAGTATCTGGAATTccagataaaaaatgaaaaggctttttttttttgtcttacttGTATTTATCATCGCCTATTATTGATACTGGTGACCTTGAATCACTGAGTTGACAGGCGTTAATTTCTTCCAGCAAGAAATCACATTGGTAGCTGGGCACAGTCCAGCCaaacacttggaaaataaacattaccATGC from Numida meleagris isolate 19003 breed g44 Domestic line chromosome 10, NumMel1.0, whole genome shotgun sequence encodes the following:
- the CHST8 gene encoding carbohydrate sulfotransferase 8, with the translated sequence MRLTCMFSFILLFGAAGLVVFIHLQDPEEIVHQQTPGIKYNVGFQQPKKDCVSSNNQDRRLRKNTAEGVATVKLSGSLHPSENVPSKLQSTDRRQSSTTFMKDYQEKGEETNSVRLHKRRRRFVIKKSPILISMNSSTLNLPTLKSEDRNNKWKSLYQIQSKRKQIMKETCSKYKSNNRRIITPYHVSRIFVEDKYRVLYCEVPKAGCSNWKRVLMVLNGLASSTKDIQHNTVHYGNYLKRLDGFDRKGIYHRLNTYTKMLFIREPFEKLVSAFRDKFEHPNNYYHPVFGKAIISRYRVNATKEALRTGSGVKFKEFIQYLLDVHRPVGMDIHWDHVNRLCSPCLIDYDFVGKFESMEEDANFFLHLIGAPQNLTFPKFKDRHSNEERTTTKITQQYFAQLSPSQRQRSYDFYYMDYLMFNYSKPFEDLY